In Populus nigra chromosome 1, ddPopNigr1.1, whole genome shotgun sequence, one genomic interval encodes:
- the LOC133682851 gene encoding uncharacterized protein LOC133682851, translated as MGLLELFVEKARVKCCEVTGLDHLNCEIGNIRHSFAVFGSQGHDLVWNEYKRWDLDVYTQYEWLIGSQYATSDWVAIRKPPPCAIDSWGLEPILAGPSSIGMSHVVNDVCLENPYRNMVMDAVGLGDAFYNDNVSSPVVAGEIPNPDATKFFKLLKAAEEPLWDGCTKQSKLSACVQLLNMKSTLNLTQNAFNNFIDFTKSCMPNDENLVSNFYDAKKFMRPLGLGYEKYDVCPNYCMLYYGADAMKINCDFCGSSQYKPRNPTSKGSNKAEKQLRYFPLTPRLQRLFMSPYHAKDMTWHHFHKSDNGVMVHPSDGEAWKEFNRVHLSFASDPRNIRLGLCTDGFCPFDMSSNTYSCWPVIVTVYNLPPWKCMTRPFMFLTMMIPGPKNPGKKLDVFLRPLIDELKNLWFFGVETYDVYRKENFQLTAALMWTISDFPAYGMLSGWSTHGNLSCPYCMEHSKAFRLKNRGKTTFFDCHRRFLPMDHPYRFQYDKFLKGVIERLPPLPRPSGLEMLNEVSKYTEGHNGGSSYNDKIPGFGVKHNWVKKSIF; from the exons ATGGGCTTGTTAGAATTATTTGTGGAAAAGGCTAGGGTCAAGTGCTGTGAGGTCACTGGACTTGACCATTTAAATTGTGAAATTGGAAATATTAGACACTCTTTTGCTGTTTTCGGTTCTCAAGGTCATGATCTTGTTTGGAATGAATATAAAAGATGGGATCTTGATGTTTACACT caatATGAATGGCTTATTGGATCACAATATGCTACATCTGATTGGGTTGCAATAAGAAAACCTCCACCTTGTGCCATTGATTCTTGGGGCTTAG AACCAATATTGGCTGGACCTTCATCGATTGGAATGAGTCATGTTGTTAATGATGTTTGTCTAGAGAATCCatataggaatatggttatggatgcagtGGGGTTGGGTGATGCATTCTACAATGATAATGTGTCTAGTCCTGTGGTAGCAGGAGAAATTCCAAATCCGGAtgcaactaaattttttaagcttttgaaAGCTGCGGAGGAGCCGTTGTGGGATGGGTGTACCAAGCAATCCAAATTATCTGCTTGTGTACAATTGCTTAATATGAAGTCAACTTTAAATTTGACTCAGAATGCCTTCAACAATTTCATTGACTTTACAAAAAGTTGCATGCCTAATGATGAaaatttggtttcaaatttttatgatgccAAGAAATTTATGCGGCCACTTGGACTTGGTTATGAGAAATATGATGTGTGTCCTAATTACTGTATGCTATACTATGGGGCAgatgcaatgaaaataaattgtgatttttgtggAAGTTCACAATACAAACCTAGAAATCCAACTAGTAAAGGTTCCAATAAGGCGGAGAAGCAACTCCGATACTTTCCTCTAACACCAAGGCTTCAGAGACTATTCATGTCCCCATATCATGCCAAAGATATGACATGGCATCATTTTCATAAGTCTGATAATGGGGTTATGGTGCACCCATCTGATGGGGAGGCATGGAAGGAGTTTAATCGTGTCCACTTAAGCTTTGCATCAGATCCGAGAAATATTCGGTTAGGGTTGTGCACTGATGGGTTTTGTCCATTTGACATGTCTTCAAATACATACTCTTGTTGGCCAGTAATTGTGACTGTTTATAATTTGCCTCCGTGGAAGTGCATGACTAGACCATTCATGTTTTTGACAATGATGATTCCTGGGCCAAAGAATCCGGGTAAAAAGCTTGATGTTTTTCTAAGAcctttgattgatgagttaaagaatTTGTGGTTTTTTGGTGTTGAAACATATGATGTATACAGaaaggaaaattttcaattaacggcagctttgatgtggaccaTTAGTGACTTTCCAGCATATGGCATGTTATCGGGGTGGAGTACTCATGGAAATCTGTCTTGTCCTTATTGTATGGAGCATAGCAAggcttttagattaaaaaatagggGGAAAACTACATTTTTTGATTGTCATCGACGATTCCTACCCATGGACCACCCATATAGATTTCAATATGATAAGTTTTTGAAAGGAGTAATTGAAAGGCTTCCTCCTTTACCTCGTCCATCTGGTTTGGAAATGTTAAATGAAGTGTCCAAGTATACTGAGGGACATAATGGAGGTTcatcatataatgataaaattcctGGCTTTGGTGTTAAGCACAATTGGGTGAAGAAGAGCATTTTCTAG
- the LOC133682861 gene encoding uncharacterized protein LOC133682861 produces MGEFIEDANNVRSFDVDQSDEISQSCRVFPTQTLDDPNILVEPSYYEEIGMPRRGSILDSRSDRSDSRSDRSTSSKSFQTTSRHNNKGSTFHQPVYQNANEYYIPTLGSTHPPQHDYGRVDAYQYCEGFRFQDLLQTQGGFSRDNQLVYGGHNLYGSYGRVEGNDDDVNIRNEDEGDGSNERGVCDEDHDGVPSYHGSTSSPYNYDQSVKRKGFDTSIDPITRKKELCLYGTTEFNNASCGRAIGDILRSNFKGAWHSWEKVDSMCRDELFKEFKKKYSFPEEDESIVRNIWEDKARIALNQQLTRARKKAMSKENTTNIIDCLDKGPAWINNDDWNQMIKDVWSTPEFQRRSESARRNRLTKTDGKISTHSGGTVSFASYRANMQEEAGGKEPPWDDVFTALHQSTKQSGSFIDNKSKKVVENYKMEMISKYGTDRENHPSFDGAAWCVASGGVTKGRVYGAPRMPKSKVSTSSSSHSYSVESSYPSSSYRALQKEIKDKEEEIKKKDDFILEMKRQMDSMKEYLVNNLGYHGGTSNIDQGMPPPLTPSIPPPMAPQIMTPMGPAFQPIFRPTPRPLYPAQSFVDPQYHGSSSQPAP; encoded by the exons ATGGGTGAATTTATTGAAGATGCCAACAATGTGAGATCATTTGATGTTGATCAATCAGATGAGATTTCTCAATCATGTCGTGTCTTTCCTACTCAAACACTTGATGATCCAAATATACTTGTTGAACCATCTTATTATGAAGAAATCGG caTGCCTCGACGAGGATCCATATTAGATTCTAGGAGTGACAGGTCCGATTCTAGGAGTGACAGGTCCACTTCATCCAAGTCATTTCAAACTACATCAAGGCATAATAACAAAGGATCCACATTTCATCAACCTGTGTATCAGAACGCAAATGAGTATTATATACCTACTTTGGGGAGTACACATCCTCCTCAACATGATTATGGGAGGGTTGATGCATATCAATATTGTGAGGGCTTTCGTtttcaagatttgcttcaaactCAAGGAGGTTTCTCTCGAGATAATCAACTTGTTTATGGAGGACATAATTTATATGGGAGTTATGGGAGAGTTGAaggtaatgatgatgatgtgaaCATTAGAAATGAAGATGAGGGAGACGGTAGTAATGAGAGAGGTGTATGTGATGAGGATCACGATGGTGTTCCATCATATCACGGTTCAACATCTTCTCCATACAATTATGATCAAAGTGTTAAAAGGAAGGGTTTTGACACGTCAATAGAtccaataacaagaaaaaaagagctttgTTTGTATGGAACAACCGA gttcaATAATGCATCGTGTGGTCGTGCAATCGGAGATATTTTGAGGTCCAATTTTAAGGGAGCATGGCACTCTTGGGAAAAAGTAGATTCAATGTGCAGGGATgaactctttaaagagtttaaG aaaaaatattcctttcctGAGGAAGATGAGTCGATTGTTCGTAATATTTGGGAAGATAAGGCTAGGATAGCTTTGAATCAACAATTGACCCGAGCTCGCAAGAAAGCCAtgtcaaaagaaaacactacaaatattatagattgtcTTGATAAAGGTCCTGCCTGGATAAACAATGATGACTGGAATCAAATGATCAAAGATGTTTGGTCCACCCCTGAATTTCAAAGGAGATCTGAATCTGCTAGGAGGAATCGATTAACCAAAACAGATGGCAAAATAAGCACTCATTCTGGAGGAACAGTGTCATTTGCATCATATCGAGCTAACAtg cAAGAGGAAGCTGGTGGAAAAGAACCTCCATGGGATGATGTCTTTACAGCTTTGCATCAAAGTACTAAGCAATCTGGTAGCTTTATCGACAACAAGTCTAAAAAAGTGgtt gaaaattataaaatggagatgatttcaaagtatggaactgatcgggaaaatcatccttcatttgATGGAGCAGCTTGGTGTGTGGCTTCAGGAGGAGTTACAAAGGGTAGGGTATATGGTGCACCTCGTATGCCAAAATCAAAAGTTAGTACAAGCTCTTCATCACATTCCTACTCGGTGGAGTCATCATATCCCAGTTCATCGTATCGAGCATTGCAAAAGGAGATAAAGGataaagaagaggagataaagaaaaaagatgattttattcttgaaatgaaaCGGCAGATGGATTCCATGAAAGAATATCTTGTGAACAATCTTGGATACCATGGTGGGACATCAAATATTGATCAAGGTATGCCACCACCTTTGACTCCATCAATACCGCCACCTATGGCTCCTCAGATAATGACACCTATGGGTCCTGCATTTCAACCAATTTTTAGACCTACACCTCGACCTTTATATCCTGCTCAATCTTTTGTTGATCCACAATATCATGGTTCGTCTTCGCAACCAGCACCatga
- the LOC133694791 gene encoding L-ascorbate oxidase homolog: protein MAGVMFMVFLCLSAGAMLGVQGEDPYLFFTWNVTYGTLSPLGVPQQVILINDQFPGPNINSTSNNNIVINVFNNIDEPFLLTWSGIQQRKNSWQDGVLGTNCPILPGTNFTYHFQVKDQIGSYIYYPTTGMHRAAGGFGGLRINSRLLIPVPYADPEDDYTVVLNDWYTKSHTALQKLLDSGRSLARPDGVLINGKNAMGDGKDEPLFTMKPEKTYKYRICNAGLKNTLNFRIQGHTMKLVEMEGSHVVQNVYESLDVHVGQCFSVLVTANQAPKDYYMVASTRFNKQVLTAKGIIRYTNGKGPASPELPEAPVGWAWSLNQFRSFRWNLTASAARPNPQGSYHYGSINITRTIKLVNSASREGGKLRYALNGVSHVDPETPLKIAEYYGVADKLFKYDTMEDSPQADIAQAKIVSQPNVLNLTFRNFVEIIFENHEKSMQSYHLDGYSFFAVAVEPGTWTPEKRKHYNLLDAVSRTTVQVFPKSWAAILLTFDNAGMWNIRSEMWERAYLGQQLYASVLSPARSLRDEYNIPDNTLLCGLVKDLPKPEPYSI, encoded by the exons ATGGCTGGGGTGATGTTCATGGTTTTCCTTTGCCTCTCTGCAGGAGCAATGTTGGGAGTCCAGGGTGAAGACCCTTACTTGTTCTTCACATGGAACGTCACCTACGGCACCCTCTCTCCTTTGGGGGTTCCCCAACAGGTGATTCTCATCAATGATCAATTCCCCGGACCCAATATCAACTCCACCAGTAACAACAACATTGTCATCAATGTCTTCAACAACATTGATGAGCCCTTCCTTTTGACATGGAGCGGCATCCAGCAGAGAAAGAATTCATGGCAAGATGGAGTTCTTGGGACCAACTGTCCAATCCTCCCAGGAACCAACTTCACCTACCACTTCCAGGTTAAGGACCAGATTGGTAGCTACATCTACTACCCAACCACAGGCATGCACCGTGCAGCTGGAGGCTTTGGCGGCCTTCGCATCAACAGCCGCCTACTCATCCCTGTACCTTATGCTGATCCCGAGGATGACTACACTGTCGTACTTAATGACTGGTACACTAAGAGCCACACTGCTCTCCAGAAGTTATTGGATAGCGGGCGCTCTCTTGCAAGGCCTGACGGCGTCCTCATCAATGGCAAAAACGCTATGGGAGATGGCAAGGATGAGCCTCTCTTCACAATGAAGCCTGAAAAGACATACAAGTATAGAATCTGCAACGCTGGGCTCAAGAATACTCTCAATTTCAGGATCCAAGGCCATACGATGAAGCTTGTGGAGATGGAGGGCTCACATGTGGTGCAAAACGTGTACGAGTCACTCGATGTCCATGTTGGACAGTGCTTCAGTGTCCTCGTGACAGCCAACCAAGCTCCCAAAGACTACTACATGGTGGCTTCCACCCGATTCAATAAGCAGGTTCTCACCGCCAAGGGCATCATTCGTTACACCAACGGCAAGGGTCCAGCATCACCTGAGCTCCCTGAGGCACCAGTTGGATGGGCTTGGTCTCTCAATCAATTCCGTTCCTTCCGCTGGAACCTTACAGCCAGTGCTGCTAGGCCTAACCCTCAAGGCTCTTACCACTACGGTTCCATCAACATCACCCGCACCATTAAGCTCGTAAACTCAGCTAGCCGAGAAGGTGGCAAGCTTCGCTATGCCCTCAATGGCGTCTCTCACGTTGATCCAGAGACACCTCTCAAAATTGCCGAGTACTATGGGGTTGCAGACAAGTTGTTCAAATATGACACCATGGAGGACAGTCCACAAGCAGACATTGCTCAAGCTAAGATTGTCTCACAACCCAATGTCCTTAACCTCACTTTCCGTAACTTCGTAGAGATCATCTTCGAGAACCACGAGAAGAGCATGCAATCATATCACTTGGATGGTTATTCCTTCTTCGCAGTCGc GGTGGAGCCAGGCACTTGGACACCTGAAAAGAGAAAGCACTACAATCTTCTTGATGCAGTGAGCAGGACAACCGTTCAGGTCTTCCCCAAATCCTGGGCTGCCATTCTTTTGACATTCGACAATGCTGGAATGTGGAACATCAGGTCAGAGATGTGGGAGAGGGCTTATCTAGGACAACAGTTGTATGCCAGTGTTCTTTCCCCTGCTCGCTCCCTAAGGGACGAGTACAATATTCCTGATAATACGTTGCTATGTGGCCTCGTCAAGGACTTGCCAAAACCCGAACCTTACAGCATCTAA
- the LOC133667901 gene encoding transcription factor Pur-alpha 1-like: MEGNSGGGSGSGAAAAGGGGGGNDVELMCKTLQVEHKLFYFDLKENPRGRYLKISEKTSATRSTIIVPFSGISWFLDLFNHYVDNSADDQDLFSKELQLDTKVFYFDIGENRRGRFLKVSEASVSRNRSTIIIPAGSSRDEGWAAFRNILAEINEASRLFMLPNQQSSETSEQLVGLSDDVGAGFISGHSSQSPAPTSELNADRSVELPPQDEIGNLGVSKVIRVDQKRFFFDLGSNNRGHFLRISEVAGNDRSSIILPLSGLKQFHEIVGHFVEITKDRIEGMTGANVRTIDPPRR; the protein is encoded by the exons ATGGAGGGGAATTCTGGTGGAGGTAGTGGCAGTGGAGCAGCAGCAGCGGGTGGAGGAGGTGGAGGGAATGATGTTGAGCTCATGTGTAAGACTCTACAAGTGGAACACAAGCTTTTCTATTTTGATCTAAAAGAGAATCCTCGGGGTCGTTACCTGAAGATATCGGAGAAGACTTCAGCCACCAGGTCCACCATCATCGTCCCCTTCTCTGGGATTTCTTGGTTCTTGGATCTCTTCAATCACTACGTTGATAATTCTGCTGATGATCAGGACCTCTTTAGCAAGGAATTGCAGCTCGACACCAAG GTTTTCTATTTTGACATTGGTGAAAACAGAAGGGGCCGCTTCTTGAAG GTGTCTGAAGCTTCTGTCAGTAGAAACCGAAGTACTATTATTATTCCTGCTGGAAGTTCACGGGATGAAGGGTGGGCAGCATTTAGGAACATTCTGGCTGAGATCAATGAAGCATCAAGACTTTTTATGCTGCCCAATCAG CAAAGTTCTGAAACTTCAGAGCAACTTGTTGGACTTTCTGATGACGTAGGGGCTGGCTTCATATCTGGGCACAGTAGCCAATCACCCGCACCTACTTCTGAACTGAATGCAGACAGATCGGTTGAACTGCCCCCACAGGATGAAATTGGTAATCTGGGGGTATCGAAGGTAATCAGAGTTGATCAGAAAAGATTCTTCTTTGATCTGGGTAGCAACAACAGAGGTCATTTTCTGAGGATTTCTGAG GTTGCAGGTAATGATAGGTCCTCCATAATTCTCCCACTTTCTGGGCTGAAGCAGTTTCATGAGATTGTGGGTCATTTTGTGGAGATAACCAAAGATCGAATTGAAGGAATGACAGGAGCTAATGTTCGGACTATAGACCCCCCTCGAAGATGA